The proteins below come from a single Rosa rugosa chromosome 2, drRosRugo1.1, whole genome shotgun sequence genomic window:
- the LOC133729596 gene encoding transcription factor bHLH162-like — translation MDQQQYPSSSSSRTDRKTIEKNRRNQMKALYSELNSLLPHQGSREVISLPDQIDEAVNYIKKLQTNLEKMREKKDSQMGVERITINNNGGSRRGLNGGGLRLPQIEIREMGYVLDVVLITGLDFQFMFEGSIRMLLEEGADIVNASFSVVEDTIFHTIHSKIGESAPGPVAARISERLRKFVNEASTTVF, via the exons ATGGATCAGCAGCAGTACCCTAGTAGTAGTTCATCTAGAACTGACAGAAAAACCATTGAGAAAAACAGGAGGAATCAGATGAAAGCCCTATACTCCGAGCTCAACTCTCTTCTACCCCATCAAGGCTCaagg gaaGTGATTTCTTTGCCAGATCAAATAGATGAAGCTGTGAACTACATCAAGAAGTTGCAGACCAACTTGGAGAAAATGAGGGAGAAGAAAGACAGCCAAATGGGAGTAGAGCGGATCACCATTAACAATAATGGAGGTTCTCGTAGGGGACTAAATGGTGGCGGGTTAAGATTACCTCAGATCGAGATTCGTGAAATGGGTTATGTTCTAGATGTTGTTCTGATAACTGGATTGGATTTTCAATTCATGTTTGAGGGGTCGATTCGTATGCTTCTTGAAGAGGGAGCTGACATTGTAAATGCCAGTTTCTCAGTTGTTGAAGATACCATTTTCCACACCATACATTCTAAG ATCGGCGAGTCTGCACCAGGCCCGGTAGCTGCAAGGATATCCGAGAGACTAAGAAAGTTTGTGAACGAAGCTAGTACTACTGTATTTTGA
- the LOC133729600 gene encoding serine/threonine/tyrosine-protein kinase HT1-like → MEEEAYSWIRRTKFSHRFDSHRYDDSRLASIPLTFQDFQKEQLSGLKSRPVAAATPAVAPSRQQKSSPSNSKIQRNSRLSSPIGRNPLVNKQRSLSPLPASNLSDVFKEAQTDTKRFSTPHPRRVQSDKGIMGKLFRKDSQSKGSHLPHSSLNTSPLRHLSSMKVGDKTSKSKRKESPWAKYFDHGGGRVNAVDAADEFSVDLSKLFLGLKFAHGAHSRLYHGIYNEEAVAVKIIRVPEDDEGGVLAARLEKQFNKEVNLLSRLHHRNIIKFVAACRKPPVYCVVTEYLDEGSLRAYLHKLECKSLPLEKLIAIALDIARGMEYIHSQGVIHRDLKPENVLIDKDFRLKIADFGIACEEAYCDSLADDPGTYRWMAPEMIKRKSYGRRVDVYSFGLVLWELVAGAIPYEEMNPIQAAFAVVNKNLRPVIPKNCPPAMRALIEQCWSLQPDKRPEFWQVVKVLEQFESSLARDGTLTLAQNLTCQDHKKGMLHWIQKLGQHPNSSPKLGQHPYSSPMPKPKFS, encoded by the exons ATGGAGGAAGAGGCTTATTCTTGGATTAGGAGAACGAAATTCTCTCATCGGTTTGATTCACATCGGTATGATGATTCAAGATTGGCCTCAATTCCTTTAACCTTTCAGGATTTTCAAAAAGAGCAGCTTTCAGGGTTGAAGTCCAGGCCTGTAGCAGCAGCAACACCAGCAGTAGCTCCTTCTAGGCAGCAGAAGTCGAGCCCCAGTAATTCAAAGATTCAGAGGAACAGTCGTTTGTCTTCACCTATTGGTCGAAATCCACTTGTCAACAAGCAGAGATCTTTGTCCCCTTTGCCGGCGAGCAACCTTAGTGATGTGTTTAAAGAAGCTCAGACTGATACGAAGAGGTTTTCAACACCACACCCTAGGAGAGTACAATCAGATAAGGGAATTATGGGGAAGTTGTTCAGGAAGGATTCACAGTCTAAGGGATCACACCTGCCGCATTCGTCTTTGAATACTAGCCCCCTCAGGCACTTGTCTTCAATGAAAGTCGGTGACAAAACGAGCAAATCAAAGAGGAAGGAATCGCCTTGGGCTAAGTATTTTGATCATGGAGGTGGGAGAGTGAATGCAGTGGATGCTGCAGATGAATTTAGTGTTGATTTGTCAAAGTTGTTTCTTGGTCTGAAGTTTGCTCATGGAGCACATAGCAGGCTTTATCATGGGATTTACAATGAGGAAGCTGTTGCAGTTAAGATCATCAGGGTACCAGAAGATGATGAAGGTGGAGTCTTGGCAGCTCGATTGGAGAAACAATTTAACAAAGAGGTTAATCTTCTTTCTCGCCTCCACCATAGAAATATCATAAAG TTCGTTGCAGCTTGCAGAAAGCCTCCTGTTTATTGTGTAGTCACAGAATATTTAGATGAGGGTTCCTTGAGGGCTTACTTGCACAAACTTGAGTGCAAATCTCTTCCTTTAGAGAAACTAATTGCCATTGCCTTGGACATTGCTCGGGGAATGGAATACATCCACTCACAAGGAGTCATTCACCGGGACCTTAAGCCTGAGAATGTTCTTATTGATAAAGACTTTAGGCTGAAAATTGCTGATTTTGGCATAGCATGTGAGGAGGCATACTGTGATTCATTGGCCGATGACCCTGGAACCTACCGTTGGATGGCCCCCGAAATGATTAAGCGTAAATCCTATGGGCGAAGGGTTGATGTCTACAGTTTTGGACTCGTTTTGTGGGAACTAGTAGCCGGAGCAATCCCTTATGAGGAGATGAATCCCATTCAAGCTGCTTTTGCAGTTGTGAATAAG AATTTGAGGCCGGTAATCCCAAAGAACTGTCCACCTGCTATGCGAGCCTTGATCGAGCAATGCTGGTCGTTGCAGCCGGATAAAAGACCCGAGTTTTGGCAGGTTGTAAAGGTGCTGGAACAATTTGAGTCTTCCCTTGCCCGAGATGGAACATTGACGCTTGCACAGAATTTGACTTGCCAAGATCATAAGAAGGGGATGCTTCACTGGATTCAAAAGCTTGGTCAGCATCCAAATAGTTCACCCAAGCTTGGTCAGCATCCATATAGTTCACCCATGCCTAAACCCAAGTTCTCTTAA
- the LOC133734509 gene encoding uncharacterized protein LOC133734509 isoform X2 produces MAELEVPRGNNSIPLGKRRRLFDPSRRLPGLHDHPGARVRDPLLRLEQVRRCIIATASVVKSIKDIKGAAFFAAHELQELLGSCLVMVSQEASQARFRVLKHENGIDGSATIISTSSGLPGPIPDVADAVVQVEIN; encoded by the exons ATGGCGGAGCTGGAAGTTCCGAGAGGCAACAACTCCATCCCGCTAGGTAAACGACGTCGTCTGTTCGATCCAAGCCGGCGTCTTCCTGGACTTCATGATCATCCCGGAGCACGTGTTCGAGATCCTCTCCTCCGATTGGAGCAAGTACGACGTTGCATCATCGCCACCGCCTCCGTCGTCAAATCGATCAAG GACATAAAAGGAGCTGCCTTCTTCGCTGCCCACGAGCTCCAAGAACTACTGGGAAGTTGTTTAGTTATGGTAAGCCAAGAAGCGAGCCAAGCTAGATTTCGAGTATTGAAACATGAAAATGGGATTGATGGGAGCGCCACCATAATTTCAACCTCTTCAGGATTGCCAG GACCAATACCTGATGTTGCTGATGCAGTTGTACAAGTCGAGATCAATTAA
- the LOC133734509 gene encoding uncharacterized protein LOC133734509 isoform X3 → MAELEVPRGNNSIPLGKRRRLFDPSRRLPGLHDHPGARVRDPLLRLEQVRRCIIATASVVKSIKDIKGAAFFAAHELQELLGSCLVMVSQEASQARFRVLKHENGIDGSATIISTSSGLPDVHEVEGDQ, encoded by the exons ATGGCGGAGCTGGAAGTTCCGAGAGGCAACAACTCCATCCCGCTAGGTAAACGACGTCGTCTGTTCGATCCAAGCCGGCGTCTTCCTGGACTTCATGATCATCCCGGAGCACGTGTTCGAGATCCTCTCCTCCGATTGGAGCAAGTACGACGTTGCATCATCGCCACCGCCTCCGTCGTCAAATCGATCAAG GACATAAAAGGAGCTGCCTTCTTCGCTGCCCACGAGCTCCAAGAACTACTGGGAAGTTGTTTAGTTATGGTAAGCCAAGAAGCGAGCCAAGCTAGATTTCGAGTATTGAAACATGAAAATGGGATTGATGGGAGCGCCACCATAATTTCAACCTCTTCAGGATTGCCAG ATGTGCACGAAGTTGAGGGAGATCAATGA
- the LOC133734509 gene encoding uncharacterized protein LOC133734509 isoform X1 has translation MAELEVPRGNNSIPLGKRRRLFDPSRRLPGLHDHPGARVRDPLLRLEQVRRCIIATASVVKSIKDIKGAAFFAAHELQELLGSCLVMVSQEASQARFRVLKHENGIDGSATIISTSSGLPDQMCTKLREINELVQTRKFK, from the exons ATGGCGGAGCTGGAAGTTCCGAGAGGCAACAACTCCATCCCGCTAGGTAAACGACGTCGTCTGTTCGATCCAAGCCGGCGTCTTCCTGGACTTCATGATCATCCCGGAGCACGTGTTCGAGATCCTCTCCTCCGATTGGAGCAAGTACGACGTTGCATCATCGCCACCGCCTCCGTCGTCAAATCGATCAAG GACATAAAAGGAGCTGCCTTCTTCGCTGCCCACGAGCTCCAAGAACTACTGGGAAGTTGTTTAGTTATGGTAAGCCAAGAAGCGAGCCAAGCTAGATTTCGAGTATTGAAACATGAAAATGGGATTGATGGGAGCGCCACCATAATTTCAACCTCTTCAGGATTGCCAG ATCAGATGTGCACGAAGTTGAGGGAGATCAATGAGTTGGTCCAGACTAGGAAATTCAAGTGA
- the LOC133731366 gene encoding phosphoinositide phosphatase SAC2-like, with protein sequence MAAMANDFQDRRNLKLDNRHDIIYLKSNFYMIGRDKSRTLWRVLKIDRLDPSELNILEDSTTYTDIECYDLLKRIHEGNKSMGGLKFITICYGIVGFVKFLGPYYMLIITKRRKIGAICGHTIYAISKSEIIPVPNSSVLSNLAYSRNENRSFVHSSCKCNMYLILLKRSKKVAFRILHRPVVL encoded by the exons ATGGCGGCTATGGCGAACGACTTTCAGGATCGCCGGAACTTGAAGCTCGATAACCGTCACGACATCATCTACCTCAAGTCG AATTTTTATATGATAGGAAGAGACAAAAGCAGAACCCTTTGGAGGGTGTTAAAGATTGATAGATTGGATCCATCTGAGCTAAACATTCTTGAAGATTCCACAACGTACACAGATATTGAGTGCTACGACCTTCTAAAACGGATACATGAAGGAAACAAGTCAATGGGTGGACTTAAGTTTATCACCATTTGTTATGGAATTGTTG GGTTCGTGAAGTTTCTGGGACCTTATTACATGcttattattacaaaaagaaGGAAGATTGGAGCAATTTGTGGTCATACTATCTACGCGATTAGCAAGAGCGAAATTATTCCAGTTCCAAATTCTTCTGTGCTGTCAAACTTGGCTTATTCTAGAAATGAGAACAGGTCTTTTGTCCATTCTTCATGTAAATGTAATATGTACCTGATACTTCTAAAGAGATCTAAGAAAGTAGCTTTCAGAATTTTACATCGTCCAGTTGTACTTTGA